Proteins from one Gimesia maris genomic window:
- a CDS encoding M28 family peptidase: MLWRLKQTVVYLSLLILVGTVSLTGGIADDPEIRTAFDAKRSFDYLTRICRLKSRISGSPGMAAQQKLILDHFKELKAKVQFQSFDAPHPITGNPVRMNNMIVSWNPDAKKRILLACHYDTRPFPDRDRNNPRGLFIGANDGGSGVAFLMELGNVMPTLKVSHGYGVDFVFFDGEELVYRQNDPYFLGSKYFAEQYKNEPREFEYVYGVLLDMIADRNLGIYMEKNSLKYAPQLTHSIWDAARKTGVREFFAQAKYEIRDDHLPLNEIAGIPTCDIIDFDYPAWHTTRDIPRYCSGASLEKVGTVLIYWLQNLPE, translated from the coding sequence ATGTTGTGGCGACTGAAACAAACGGTGGTTTATCTGTCCCTGTTGATTCTGGTGGGAACGGTTTCCCTGACCGGCGGCATTGCAGATGATCCTGAAATCAGAACTGCATTTGACGCAAAACGCTCGTTTGACTATCTGACCAGAATCTGTCGCCTCAAATCACGTATCAGTGGTTCTCCCGGCATGGCGGCGCAGCAGAAACTCATTCTGGACCATTTCAAGGAACTCAAAGCAAAAGTCCAGTTCCAGTCTTTCGATGCCCCGCACCCGATTACCGGGAACCCGGTGCGGATGAATAATATGATTGTCAGCTGGAATCCGGATGCCAAAAAACGTATTCTGCTGGCCTGTCACTATGATACAAGGCCGTTTCCCGATCGTGATCGAAATAATCCCCGGGGTTTATTCATTGGAGCAAACGATGGCGGTAGTGGCGTCGCCTTTCTCATGGAGCTGGGAAACGTAATGCCGACTTTGAAAGTCAGCCACGGCTACGGAGTTGATTTCGTCTTCTTTGATGGCGAGGAACTGGTCTACCGTCAGAATGATCCTTATTTTCTGGGTTCGAAATATTTTGCCGAGCAGTACAAAAATGAACCGCGTGAATTCGAATATGTCTACGGCGTCCTGCTGGATATGATCGCCGACAGGAATCTCGGAATCTACATGGAGAAAAACAGTCTGAAGTATGCGCCGCAGTTAACACACAGCATCTGGGATGCAGCTCGCAAAACCGGGGTGCGGGAGTTTTTTGCTCAAGCCAAATACGAAATCAGGGATGACCATCTCCCCCTGAATGAAATTGCCGGCATCCCGACATGTGATATTATTGATTTTGATTACCCGGCCTGGCACACGACCCGCGATATTCCCCGTTACTGTTCTGGAGCCAGTCTGGAAAAAGTGGGAACCGTGCTCATCTACTGGCTGCAGAACCTGCCAGAGTGA